A genomic segment from Oncorhynchus clarkii lewisi isolate Uvic-CL-2024 chromosome 14, UVic_Ocla_1.0, whole genome shotgun sequence encodes:
- the LOC139365877 gene encoding germ cell nuclear acidic protein-like, which produces MEKRRRGEGETLVRGDVEKRRRGEGETLGRRDVEKRRRGEEETWRRGDVEKRRRGEEETWGRGDVGKRRRGEEETWRRGDVGKSRRGEGRRGEEEMWRRGDVEKRRCGEEAMKIRGDVEKRRRGEEETWRRGDVEMRRRGEEETLRGGDMEKMRHGEEETWRRGDMEKRRRGEGEIWRRGDVGKSRRGEEETWRRGEMEKRM; this is translated from the coding sequence atggagaagaggagacgtggAGAAGGGGAGACATTGGTGAGAGGAGacgtggagaagaggagacgtggAGAAGGGGAGACATTGGGGAGAAGAGacgtggagaagaggagacgtggggaagaggagacgtggagaagaggagacgtggagaagaggagacgtggGGAAGAGGAGACGTGGGGAAGAGGAGACGTGGGGAAGAGGAGACGTGGGgaagaggagacatggaggagaggagacgtggGGAAGAGTAGACGTGGGGAAGGGAGACGTGGAGAAGAggagatgtggagaagaggagacgtggAGAAGAGGAGATGTGGAGAAGAGGCGATGAAAATAAGAGGAGacgtggagaagaggagacgtggagaagaggagacatggagaagaggagacgtcGAGATGAGGAGacgtggagaagaggagacgttgagaggaggagacatggagaaaaTGAGacatggagaagaggagacgtggagaaggggagacatggagaagaggagacgtggagaaggggagatatggagaagaggagacgtaGGGAAGAGTAGACGTGGGGAAGAGGAGacgtggagaagaggagaaatgGAGAAGAGGATGTGA